From a single Parambassis ranga chromosome 2, fParRan2.1, whole genome shotgun sequence genomic region:
- the LOC114428764 gene encoding proline-rich protein 5-like isoform X2, which produces MEREDSFRRSLHSKLRLATGSSSSLTDLSQAKNPAGGGEKGGEECSRDKGTQQRRAGANATWNSIHNAVISVFQRKDLGENELYTLNEGVRQLLKTELGSFFTEYLQNQLLTKGMVILRDKIRYYEGQKLLDSLADTWDFFFCDVLSMLQAIFYPVQGKEPSVRQLALLHFRNIITLNLKLDEALSRPRARVPPSIIQMLLILQGVHESKGITEDYLRLEVLIQKVVSPYLGTHGLYCRDGSSNLHCNSCLLEKRLHRSWSSKPSCSPVAKNPVVRSKSYNVPMLTPVVEYDIDFSAGSSTGIRRHSVSEMTSCVEEGGPLAKSTTSLTDNTSNTSTSSLANHPPAFTASVAPSDTVNSSKEPQPSEADSPAAPHPLQAQHHSPCLLPEPSPGADSRHELRPQSVLQSGGRYGQRHGIFGLRGGV; this is translated from the exons atggAACGAGAGGACTCATTTAGGAG GAGCCTCCACAGTAAACTGAGGTTGGCCACTGGCTCGTCCTCCAGTCTGACTGACCTCTCCCAGGCAAAAAACCCAGCAGGAGGGGGGGAGAAAGGTGGAGAGGAGTGCAGCAGGGACAAAGGGACCCAGCAGAGGAGGGCTGGGGCCAACGCCACCTGGAACAG CATCCACAACGCAGTGATATCTGTTTTCCAAAGGAAGGATCTGGGAGAAAATGAACTCTACACTCTGAATGAAGGTGTCAG GCAGCTACTGAAGACCGAGCTGGGCTCCTTCTTCACTGAATACCTTCAGAACCAGCTGCTCACTAAAGGCATGGTCATACTGAGAGACAAGATTCGCTACTACGAAg GTCAGAAGTTGTTGGACTCCCTGGCCGACACATGggatttcttcttctgtgatgtTCTGTCCATGCTGCAGGCCATCTTCTATCCtgtgcag gggaAGGAGCCGTCGGTGCGTCAGCTGGCTCTGCTTCACTTTAGGAACATCATCACCTTAAACCTGAAACTGGACGAGGCACTGTCTCGACCCCGAGCCAGAGTTCCTCCCTCCATCATACAGATGCTGCTAATtctacag GGGGTCCATGAGTCTAAAGGCATAACAGAGGACTACCTTCGACTGGAGGTTCTCATCCAGAAGGTGGTCTCTCCCTACCTCGGGACTCATGGTCTATATTGCAGAGATGGATCCTCCAATCTACACTGCAATTCCTGCCTGTTAG AAAAGCGGTTGCACCGCTCCTGGTCCTCCAAACCTAGCTGCTCCCCCGTCGCCAAGAATCCAGTGGTTCGTTCTAAGAGCTACAACGTGCCCATGCTGACCCCAGTAGTAGAGTACGACATAGACTTCTCTGCAGGAAGCAGCACGGGCATCAGACGACACTCTGTCTCCGAGATGACCTCCTGCGTGGAGGAGGGCGGCCCTTTGGCGAAATCCACCACCAGCCTCACCGATAACACCAGTAACACCAGCACATCCAGCCTCGCCAACCACCCCCCTGCTTTCACAGCTTCTGTTGCACCTTCAG ACACTGTAAACTCCAGCAAAGAGCCTCAGCCCAGTGAGGCCGACAGCCCTGCTGCTCCTCACCCTCTCCAGGCTCAGCACCACTccccctgcctcctccctgAGCCATCACCAG GTGCCGACTCAAGACACGAGCTCCGACCCCAGTCTGTCCTCCAATCCGGAGGTCGTTATGGACAACGTCATGGAATCTTTGGACTCAGAGGTGGAGTATGA
- the LOC114428764 gene encoding proline-rich protein 5-like isoform X1: MEREDSFRRSLHSKLRLATGSSSSLTDLSQAKNPAGGGEKGGEECSRDKGTQQRRAGANATWNSIHNAVISVFQRKDLGENELYTLNEGVRQLLKTELGSFFTEYLQNQLLTKGMVILRDKIRYYEGQKLLDSLADTWDFFFCDVLSMLQAIFYPVQGKEPSVRQLALLHFRNIITLNLKLDEALSRPRARVPPSIIQMLLILQGVHESKGITEDYLRLEVLIQKVVSPYLGTHGLYCRDGSSNLHCNSCLLEKRLHRSWSSKPSCSPVAKNPVVRSKSYNVPMLTPVVEYDIDFSAGSSTGIRRHSVSEMTSCVEEGGPLAKSTTSLTDNTSNTSTSSLANHPPAFTASVAPSDTVNSSKEPQPSEADSPAAPHPLQAQHHSPCLLPEPSPGEDTHCSSSLTSELPSSSKVPTQDTSSDPSLSSNPEVVMDNVMESLDSEVEYDGIFLDFSQRCSGGSTHSRDSSRQSVA; the protein is encoded by the exons atggAACGAGAGGACTCATTTAGGAG GAGCCTCCACAGTAAACTGAGGTTGGCCACTGGCTCGTCCTCCAGTCTGACTGACCTCTCCCAGGCAAAAAACCCAGCAGGAGGGGGGGAGAAAGGTGGAGAGGAGTGCAGCAGGGACAAAGGGACCCAGCAGAGGAGGGCTGGGGCCAACGCCACCTGGAACAG CATCCACAACGCAGTGATATCTGTTTTCCAAAGGAAGGATCTGGGAGAAAATGAACTCTACACTCTGAATGAAGGTGTCAG GCAGCTACTGAAGACCGAGCTGGGCTCCTTCTTCACTGAATACCTTCAGAACCAGCTGCTCACTAAAGGCATGGTCATACTGAGAGACAAGATTCGCTACTACGAAg GTCAGAAGTTGTTGGACTCCCTGGCCGACACATGggatttcttcttctgtgatgtTCTGTCCATGCTGCAGGCCATCTTCTATCCtgtgcag gggaAGGAGCCGTCGGTGCGTCAGCTGGCTCTGCTTCACTTTAGGAACATCATCACCTTAAACCTGAAACTGGACGAGGCACTGTCTCGACCCCGAGCCAGAGTTCCTCCCTCCATCATACAGATGCTGCTAATtctacag GGGGTCCATGAGTCTAAAGGCATAACAGAGGACTACCTTCGACTGGAGGTTCTCATCCAGAAGGTGGTCTCTCCCTACCTCGGGACTCATGGTCTATATTGCAGAGATGGATCCTCCAATCTACACTGCAATTCCTGCCTGTTAG AAAAGCGGTTGCACCGCTCCTGGTCCTCCAAACCTAGCTGCTCCCCCGTCGCCAAGAATCCAGTGGTTCGTTCTAAGAGCTACAACGTGCCCATGCTGACCCCAGTAGTAGAGTACGACATAGACTTCTCTGCAGGAAGCAGCACGGGCATCAGACGACACTCTGTCTCCGAGATGACCTCCTGCGTGGAGGAGGGCGGCCCTTTGGCGAAATCCACCACCAGCCTCACCGATAACACCAGTAACACCAGCACATCCAGCCTCGCCAACCACCCCCCTGCTTTCACAGCTTCTGTTGCACCTTCAG ACACTGTAAACTCCAGCAAAGAGCCTCAGCCCAGTGAGGCCGACAGCCCTGCTGCTCCTCACCCTCTCCAGGCTCAGCACCACTccccctgcctcctccctgAGCCATCACCAGGTGAGGACACACATTGCTCCAGCTCGCTCACCTCTGAGTTGCCCTCGTCCTCCAAGGTGCCGACTCAAGACACGAGCTCCGACCCCAGTCTGTCCTCCAATCCGGAGGTCGTTATGGACAACGTCATGGAATCTTTGGACTCAGAGGTGGAGTATGACGGCATCTTCCTGGACTTCTCACAGCGTTGCTCTGGAGGGtcgacacacagcagagacagcagccgGCAGAGCGTGGCGTGA
- the LOC114444481 gene encoding kelch-like protein 10 — translation MMELIIEFAYTGSVNVTKSNAQRLFMAADYLNIVKLVQICCNFFEKTLCPHNCIGIWQFTKNYHTPELHLKVFHYVLSHFEEVVFGEEFLQLSAQDVSDIISRDDLNVRKEAAVFEAIIRWITHEPQEREGYADILLSEVRLSMMPTEYIQSHVLSNKLVTDNLRCQAMVSEVIECKDRILGRPRLPSAILLAIGGLKSSGIDLTNVIEAFDVRANHWMNITNLSEVPRSFHGAAFLGGHVYCVGGFARVFIATNSVCRIDLSTRTWQEVAPMHYRRGSVSVTVLNGCIYAMGGSNGHTYLSSAEFYQPETNQWLEIAPMHEQRSDASCTALNGKIYICGGYRGNECLRTAECYDPETKQWTLISPMGNRRSGLGVIAYDSRVYAVGGCNVTGCLQTAEVYSPHTNTWHNVCSMMTPRFKFGIEVVEDRLFVVGGFNGFHTTSNVEYYDSEMNEWSQACDMDISRSDLSCCVLSGLPNMADYTIPRDFLNLV, via the exons atgatggagctcatcattgaatttgcatacaccggctctgttaacgtgacaaAGTCTAATGCAcagaggcttttcatggcagctgattacctcaatatagtgaagctggtgcaaatatgctgcaacttttttgaaaagacactCTGCCCacacaactgcatcggcatctggcagttcacaaaaaactaccacacccctgaactgcacctcaaggttttccactatgtcctcagtcactttgaggaagtggtttttggcgaagagttcctgcagctctcagcccaggatgtcagtgacattaTCAGCCGTGACGACCTCAATGTGAGAAAGGAggctgctgtgtttgaggccatcattcggtggatcacacatgaacctcaggaaagAGAAGGATATGCAGATATTCTCTTGtcagag gtcaggctgagcatgatgcctacagagtacatacagagtcatgtgctgtccaataagctggtgacggacaacttgaggtgccaggccatggtctctgaggtcatcgaatgcaaagacagaatcctcggtcggcctcgtctgccttctgccattctattggccattggaggcttgAAGAGCAGTGGCATTGATctaactaatgtaatcgaggcatttgacgtccgtgcaaatcactggatgaacataacaaacctttctgaggTTCCTCGCAGTTTCCATGGTGCAGCCTTCCTCGGTGGgcatgtctactgtgttggtggctttgccCGGGTGTTCATAGCCACCAATAGTGTGTGCAGGattgacctgagcacacggacatggcaagaggtggcaccgatgcactatcgccGTGGTtctgtgagtgtgactgtgctGAATGGGTGCATCTATGCCATGGGAGGCTCTAATGGGCACACatatctcagcagtgctgagttctaccagccagaaaccaaccagtggcttgaaattgcacccatgcatgagcagaggagcgacgccagctgcacagcactcaatggcaag atctacatatgtggtggatataGAGGGAATGAGTGCCTGcgaacagcagagtgctacgaCCCAGAGACCAaacagtggaccctgatctctcccatgggCAACCGGCGCAGTGGACTAGGAGTAATTGCATACGACAGCcgtgtttatgca gttggtggctgtAATGTAACAGGCTGTCTGCAGACTGCTGAGGTCTACagccctcacaccaacacctggcacaACGTGtgctccatgatgaccccccgcttCAAatttggcatcgaagtagttgaggatcggctctttgttgtcgggggcttcaaTGGCTTCCACACcacctctaatgttgagtactatgacagtgagatgaatgagtggtctcaggcctgcgacatggacATCAGTCGCAGcgatctgagctgctgtgtgctttctggtcttcccaacatggccgactataCCATCCCTCGGGATTTCTTgaatcttgtataa